A DNA window from Solanum lycopersicum chromosome 3, SLM_r2.1 contains the following coding sequences:
- the LOC109119895 gene encoding protein PAF1 homolog isoform X1: MFLGVKFLQVSTTSKNTTISKQKVFCRILTSSSFPPPHNNLPMSQFRQTWGYRVNEGSPYSYQFIPPPPLSRHPYLPPPPPDSLYPQPPPPPPSPTPCPPPPSRPPPSSFTQPSQPLFSPLVNRYPSSSPPPPSEPRFRLLPPHPPSQTVGFKQTAPLPVKNSNETREERRLRKKKEFEKVRQKQRIREAQNRIVEKTKLIFFGRKGHGSIRSDRNIAPLPSGGMTGNLLKKQQLNRSFSSRNKSRELGEGINIPTICQHKEDFSSHCSQSMDLAWPLVYLNRRT; the protein is encoded by the exons atgTTCTTGGGAGTTAAGTTCTTACAAGTGTCTACAACTTCCAAAAACACCACAATATCAAAACAAAAAGTGTTCTGTAGAATTCTAACTTCTTCGTCATTCCCGCCGCCGCATAACAACTTGCCGATGTCTCAGTTCAGACAGACTTGGGGTTATCGGGTGAACGAGGGCTCGCCATACTCGTACCAATTCATCCCTCCTCCTCCACTGTCGAGACATCCATATCTGCCGCCGCCTCCGCCGGATTCCTTGTATCCACAGCCTCCTCCTCCTCCACCTTCTCCGACACCGTGCCCACCTCCACCTTCTCGTCCTCCTCCTTCGTCTTTTACTCAACCGTCTCAGCCACTGTTCTCTCCTCTAGTAAATCGGTATCCATCTTCGTCCCCTCCTCCACCTTCTGAGCCCCGATTCCGTCTGCTTCCTCCTCACCCACCTTCTCAGACTGTTGGATTTAAACAAACAGCTCCATTGCCTGTGAAAAATTCCAACGAGACTAGGGAAGAGAGGAggttgaggaagaagaaggaattCGAAAAAGTGAGACAGAAACAGAGAATAAGGGAAGCACAGAACAGAATTGTGGAGAAAACGAAGTTGATATTTTTTGGTAGGAAGGGTCATGGGTCAATTAGATCAGACAGAAATATTGCCCCTTTGCCAAGTGGTGGCATGACAGGCAACCTGTTGAAGAAGCAGCAGCTGAA CAGAAGCTTTAGCAGCAGAAACAAGTCAAGAGAACTTGGAGAAGGGATTAATATACCCACCATTTGCCAACATAAGGAAGATTTCAGCTCACATTGCAGCCAAAGCATGGACTTG GCTTGGCCACTCGTCTACCTCAACCGGAGAACCTAG
- the LOC109119895 gene encoding protein PAF1 homolog isoform X2: MFLGVKFLQVSTTSKNTTISKQKVFCRILTSSSFPPPHNNLPMSQFRQTWGYRVNEGSPYSYQFIPPPPLSRHPYLPPPPPDSLYPQPPPPPPSPTPCPPPPSRPPPSSFTQPSQPLFSPLVNRYPSSSPPPPSEPRFRLLPPHPPSQTVGFKQTAPLPVKNSNETREERRLRKKKEFEKVRQKQRIREAQNRIVEKTKLIFFGRKGHGSIRSDRNIAPLPSGGMTGNLLKKQQLKSFSSRNKSRELGEGINIPTICQHKEDFSSHCSQSMDLAWPLVYLNRRT, translated from the exons atgTTCTTGGGAGTTAAGTTCTTACAAGTGTCTACAACTTCCAAAAACACCACAATATCAAAACAAAAAGTGTTCTGTAGAATTCTAACTTCTTCGTCATTCCCGCCGCCGCATAACAACTTGCCGATGTCTCAGTTCAGACAGACTTGGGGTTATCGGGTGAACGAGGGCTCGCCATACTCGTACCAATTCATCCCTCCTCCTCCACTGTCGAGACATCCATATCTGCCGCCGCCTCCGCCGGATTCCTTGTATCCACAGCCTCCTCCTCCTCCACCTTCTCCGACACCGTGCCCACCTCCACCTTCTCGTCCTCCTCCTTCGTCTTTTACTCAACCGTCTCAGCCACTGTTCTCTCCTCTAGTAAATCGGTATCCATCTTCGTCCCCTCCTCCACCTTCTGAGCCCCGATTCCGTCTGCTTCCTCCTCACCCACCTTCTCAGACTGTTGGATTTAAACAAACAGCTCCATTGCCTGTGAAAAATTCCAACGAGACTAGGGAAGAGAGGAggttgaggaagaagaaggaattCGAAAAAGTGAGACAGAAACAGAGAATAAGGGAAGCACAGAACAGAATTGTGGAGAAAACGAAGTTGATATTTTTTGGTAGGAAGGGTCATGGGTCAATTAGATCAGACAGAAATATTGCCCCTTTGCCAAGTGGTGGCATGACAGGCAACCTGTTGAAGAAGCAGCAGCTGAA AAGCTTTAGCAGCAGAAACAAGTCAAGAGAACTTGGAGAAGGGATTAATATACCCACCATTTGCCAACATAAGGAAGATTTCAGCTCACATTGCAGCCAAAGCATGGACTTG GCTTGGCCACTCGTCTACCTCAACCGGAGAACCTAG